From the genome of Saccopteryx bilineata isolate mSacBil1 chromosome 6, mSacBil1_pri_phased_curated, whole genome shotgun sequence, one region includes:
- the METRNL gene encoding meteorin-like protein isoform X4, whose protein sequence is MYPTGALSVNLRPNTFSPSQHLTLCIKPLRDSSGANIYLEKTGALKLLLRDGDYGPGQVHCFGFEQVGLFVEATPQQDISRRTTGFHYELSSRPAGSELQALSAPCRPCSDTEVLLAVCTSDFVVRGAIQDVTHEPKRQESAIHLHVSWIYRQKSRVFWPAPEGGWWGHITTLLECGVRPGRGEFLFTGHMHFGEARLGCAPRLEDFQRMYRDAEERGLNPCEMDIE, encoded by the exons ATGTACCCGACTGGGGCTCTCAGTGTCAACCTGCGGCCCAACACCTTCTCGCCCTCCCAACACCTGACTCTGTGCATCAAGCCTCTCAGGGACTCCTCCGGGGCcaatatttatttggaaaaaactgGAGCACTGAAACTGCTGTTGCGGGATGGGGACTACGGGCCTGGCCAGGTGCACTGCTTTGGTTTCGAGCAGGTTGGCCTGTTCGTGGAGGCGACGCCCCAGCAGGACATCAGCAGAAGGACTACGGGCTTCCATTATGAGCTGAGCAGCAGGCCCGCCGGGTCTGAACTGCAGGCTCTGTCGG CCCCATGCCGCCCCTGCAGTGACACCGAGGTGCTCTTGGCAGTCTGCACCAGCGACTTTG TGGTCCGAGGTGCCATTCAGGATGTTACCCATGAACCCAAGCGGCAAGAGTCAGCCATCCACCTGCATGTGAGCTGGATCTACCGGCAGAAGAGCAGGGTCTTCTGGCCAGCTCCTGAGGGTGGCTGGTGGGGGCACATCACCACCCTGCTAGAGTGTGGTGTAAGGCCTGGGCGCGGTGAGTTCCTCTTCACCGGACACATGCACTTTGGGGAGGCCCGGCTTGGCTGCGCCCCGCGCCTTGAGGACTTCCAAAGGATGTACAGGGACGCTGAGGAGAGGGGGCTGAACCCATGCGAGATGGACATAGAGTGA